The proteins below come from a single Aptenodytes patagonicus chromosome 20, bAptPat1.pri.cur, whole genome shotgun sequence genomic window:
- the CSF3 gene encoding granulocyte colony-stimulating factor: MCSLTRMLALLLGTLLWAPWQALHGAPLVELSGDQDFQLFLHKNLEFTRKIKGDVAVLQRVVCDTFQLCKEEELLLVRQDLGIVQVPLEQCHSRNFQAEACFSQIHDGLRAYHGSLAAVLELLPGHTSLVETLQLDAANLSSNIQQQMEDLGLATVTYPTEGPGPLPTFSSSFHHQVGGFFILANFQRFLETAYRALRHLARL, translated from the exons ATGTGCTCCCTCACCC GCATGCTGGCGCTGCTGCTGGGCACGCTGCTGTGGGCGCCCTGGCAGGCGCTGCACGGGGCGCCGCTGGTCGAGCTCTCGGGGGACCAGgacttccagctcttcctgcacAAGAACCTCGAGTTCACCCGCAAGATCAAGGGGGACGTGGCCGTGCTGCAGCGCGTGGTG TGCGACACCTTCCAGCTGTGcaaggaggaagagctgctgctggtgcGGCAGGACCTGGGCATCGTGCAGGTGCCGCTGGAGCAGTGCCACAGCCGCAACTTCCAGGCA GAGGCCTGCTTCAGCCAGATCCACGACGGCCTCCGCGCCTACCATGGCTCCCTCGCCGCCGtcctggagctgctgcctgggCACACCAGCCTGGTGGAGACCCTGCAGCTGGACGCTGCCAACCTCTCCTCCAACATCCAGCAGCAG ATGGAGGACCTGGGCCTGGCCACGGTGACGTACCCCACGGAGGGCCCGGGCCCCCtccccaccttctcctccagTTTCCACCACCAGGTCGGCGGCTTCTTCATCCTGGCCAACTTCCAGCGGTTCCTGGAGACGGCGTACCGGGCGCTGCGGCACCTCGCCCGCCTCTGA
- the PSMD3 gene encoding 26S proteasome non-ATPase regulatory subunit 3: protein MKQEGASRRRGDKAKVPPDGPPPAPPDVEMQEEAAAAEAAGERQPQRELDAVTLEDIKEHVKQLEKAVSGKEPRYVLRALRALPSTSRRLNSNVLHKAINGFFTSNSTMRDFLLGFLEESMDTEAELQFRPRMGKAASAPLLPEVETYLQLLLVIYLMNSKRYPEAQKVSDDLMQKISSQNRRALDLVVAKCYYYHSRIYEFLNKLDVVRSFLHARLRTATLRHDADGQATLLNLLLRNYLHYNLYDQAEKLVSKSVFPEQANNNEWARYLYYTGRIKAIQLEYSEARRTMTNALRKAPQHTAVGFKQTVHKLLIVVELLLGEIPDRLQFRQPSLKRSLMPYFLLTQAVRTGNLAKFNQVLDQFGDKFQADGTYTLIIRLRHNVIKTGVRMISLSYSRISLADIAQKLQLDSPEDAEFIVAKAIRDGVIEASINHEKGYVQSKEMIDIYSTREPQLAFHQRISFCLDIHNMSVKAMRFPPKSYNKDLESAEERREREQQDLEFAKEMAEDDDDGFP from the exons ATGAAGCAGGAGGGCgcgtcccgccgccgcggcgACAAGGCCAAGGTCCCCCCCGacgggccgccgcccgccccccccgaCGTGGAGATGCAGGAGGAAGCGGCGGCGGCCGAAGCGGCTGGGGAGCGGCAGCCGCAGCGAGAGCTTGACGCCGTCACGTTGGAGG ATATCAAAGAGCATgtgaagcagctggagaaggctgtCTCGGGGAAGGAGCCGCGCTACGTCCTGCGCGCCTTGCGGGCTCTGCCCTCCACCTCCCGCCGACTCAACTCCAACGTGCTTCACAAAGCCATCAATGGCTTCTTCACTTCCAACAGCACCATGCGGGACTTCCTCCTCGGCTTCCTGGAGGAG tccATGGACACAGAAGCAGAGCTGCAGTTTCGCCCGCGGATGGGGAAGGCGGCCTCAGCCCCTCTCTTGCCAGAAGTGGAGACCTACCTCCAGCTGCTTCTCGTCATCTACCTGATGAACAGCAAGCGATACCCGGAG GCTCAGAAAGTGTCCGACGACCTGATGCAGAAGATCAGTTCCCAAAACCGCCGGGCCCTTGACCTGGTGGTGGCAAAATGTTATTACTACCACTCCCGCATCTACGAATTCCTGAATAAACTCGACGTGGTCAGGAG CTTCCTGCACGCCCGGCTACGGACGGCCACGCTGCGCCACGATGCGGACGGGCAGGCCACCCTCCTGAACCTGCTGCTGAGGAACTATCTCCACTACAACCTCTATGACCAAGCAGAAAAGCTCGTCTCCAAGTCCGTGTTTCCCGAGCAGGCCAACAACAATGAGTGGGCTCGGTACCTCTATTACACAG GGCGcatcaaggccatccagctggagTACTCGGAGGCACGGAGGACCATGACGAACGCCCTGCGGAAGGCACCGCAGCACACGGCTGTTGGCTTCAAGCAGACG GTGCACAAGCTGCTCATCGTGGTGGAACTGCTGCTCGGGGAGATCCCGGACAGGCTCCAGTTCAGACAACCCTCCCTCAAGCGGTCGCTCATGCCCTACTTCCTCCTGACTCAGG CCGTCAGGACCGGGAACCTGGCCAAGTTCAACCAAGTCCTCGATCAGTTTGGGGACAAGTTCCAGGCCGACGGCACCTACACCCTGATCATTCGTCTGAGGCACAACGTCATCAAGACGG GCGTCCGTATGATCAGCCTCTCCTATTCCCGCATCTCCCTGGCCGATATTGCCCAGAAGCTGCAGCTGGACAGTCCGGAGGATGCGGAGTTCATTGTCGCCAAG GCCATTCGGGATGGCGTGATCGAGGCCAGCATTAACCACGAGAAGGGCTACGTCCAGTCGAAGGAAATGATCGATATCTACTCCACCCGGGAGCCCCAGCTGGCGTTTCACCAGCGTATCTCTTTCTGCCTCGACATCCACAACATGTCCGTCAAG GCCATGAGGTTCCCACCCAAATCTTACAACAAGGACTTGGAATCTGCAGAG GAGCGCCGGGAGCGCGAGCAGCAGGACCTGGAGTTCGCAAAGGAGATGGCAGAGGACGATGACGATGGTTTTCCGTGA
- the GSDMA gene encoding gasdermin-A has product MFKKVTQSIVNEMDPRGDLVPVHSVLDHEHFRPLCLVRRKRKALFRPSPGYKQTWYRLDDVLLPGEDDKSTDSLFPNGGGQDSRQFTVKKSISDRVDGSLSLCVEPISVELKGATSLSKGWSIKLEKNHIPVPKLEALKTERKINVNHSFIQQLQKTDQNLYIVHETVETSEETTFEEFTTAEGSFMTQLYAKFHAKGTRENKQSMTIPKSCTVAFRAIQLAITDRSWGLQYFPEEHRSVFVSDGSSQGKLGALKVEVKENCQILSSLSSDLFVIFLKAIKAVMRDRNLFQELTQKMEAVLDETSSCELKTESPDLKDLLSSLQYSSRQLLLKLAGAITYTLDALDELTEDQLLLLLESLEEKIVSQQLKLVESILEHDIEHGKGHFSVDASLLSFSQEKEQKLTIAMVEMSGVKLQKDGSAVCMEKAFSAVAALYASLYVLDLLSNSD; this is encoded by the exons ATGTTCAAAAAAGTCACCCAATCCATAGTAAATGAAATGGATCCAAGAGGAGACCTGGTCCCAGTTCACAGCGTCTTAGACCATGAACATTTCAGACCCCTCTGTCtagtgagaagaaaaagaaaagccttattCCGCCCATCTCCTGGCTACAAACAGACATGGTACAGACTCGACGACGTACTGCTGCCAGGAGAAGACGATAAAAGCACAG attcCCTCTTTCCCAACGGAGGTGGTCAAGACTCAAGGCAATTTACAGTCAAAAAAAGCATCAGTGACAGAGTTGATGGGAGTCTAAGCCTTTGCGTTGAGCCTATAAGCGTAGAGCTGAAAGGAGCTACTTCCTTGTCCAAAGGGTGGTCCATCAAGCTGGAGAAGAACCACATACCCGTACCAAAACTTGAGgcactgaaaacagaaag aaaaataaatgtgaatcaCTCCTTCATTCAACAACTACAGAAAACAGACCAGAATTTATACATAGTTCACGAAACAGTAGAAACCTCAGAGGAGACCACCTTCGAGGAATTCACCACGGCAGAGGGGAGCTTCATGACCCAGCTTTACGCCAAGTTTCATGCAAAG GGCACCAGAGAGAACAAACAAAGCATGACTATACCCAAGAGCTGCACAGTGGCGTTCAGGGCAATCCAGCTGGCCATTACAGACAGATCATGGG GTCTTCAATATTTCCCAGAAGAACACAGATCAGTGTTCGTATCTGACG GTTCCTCACAAGGAAAATTAGGAGCACTGAAGGTAGAAGTTAAAGAGAATTGTCAAATTCTCTCCAGCCTGTCTTCTGACCTgtttgtcatatttttaaaagccatcaaAGCTGTGATGAGAGACAGGAACCTCTTTCAAGAACTGACCCAGAAA ATGGAAGCAGTTCTTGATGAAACCAGTAGTTGTGAGCTGAAAACAGAAAGCCCAGACTTAAAAGACCTGTTGAGCAGCTTACAGTATTCTTCAAGACAACTTCTCCTTAAGCTGGCAGGAGCAATCACCTACACTCTTGACGCGTTAGATG AGCTAACGGAGGATCAGCTGCTGCTATTGCTAGAGTCTTTGGAAGAGAAGATTGTGTCCCAACAGCTTAAGCTG GTTGAGAGCATCTTGGAACACGACATAGAACACGGGAAGGGGCATTTCAGTGTGGATGCCAGCTTGCTCTCCTTCTCacaagagaaggaacaaaaattaACCATTGCAATGGTTGAGATGAGTGGAGTGAAGCTCCAGAAAGACGGATCTGCTGTCTGTATGGAAAAAGCCTTCTCGGCCGTAGCAGCCCTGTACGCGTCTCTGTACGTTCTCGATCTTCTGAGTAACTCAGATTAG
- the ORMDL3 gene encoding ORM1-like protein 3 translates to MNVGTAHSEVNPNTRVMNSRGIWLSYVLGIGLLHVVLLSIPFFSVPVVWTLTNIIHNMSMYIFLHTVKGTPFETPDQGKARLLTHWEQMDYGVQFTASRKFLTITPIVLYFLTSFYTKYDRIHFIINTISLMSVLIPKLPQFHGVRIFGINKY, encoded by the exons ATGAACGTGGGAACGGCACACAGCGAGGTGAATCCCAACACCCGTGTCATGAACAGCCGGGGCATCTGGTTGTCCTACGTCCTTGGAATCGGCCTGCTGCACGTCGTACTCCTGAGCATCCCCTTCTTCAGCGTCCCTGTGGTTTGGACTCTTACCAACATCATTCACAACATG AGTATGTACATCTTCCTACATACCGTGAAAGGAACTCCTTTTGAGACTCCGGACCAGGGGAAGGCTCGGCTGCTCACGCACTGGGAGCAGATGGACTACGGCGTGCAGTTCACGGCATCGCGCAAGTTCCTGACCATCACGCCCATTGTCCT gTATTTTCTAACCAGCTTTTACACAAAGTATGACCGGATACACTTCATAATCAACACCATCTCCCTTATGAGCGTCCTGATCCCCAAACTGCCTCAGTTTCATGGAGTCCGGATCTTTGGGATCAATAAGTACTGA